In the genome of Populus nigra chromosome 9, ddPopNigr1.1, whole genome shotgun sequence, one region contains:
- the LOC133702974 gene encoding probable L-type lectin-domain containing receptor kinase S.5, with protein MDLQASVVTIVSFLILALSQAQNLQPFHQEYGPFNETYYDIFQVERPATISNDALQITPDSSNGNFNLANRSGRVLLNKSFILWEDDGAGGVRVASFNSSFVINIFRLNNSTPGEGLAFLIAPDLALPENSDGQYLGLTNSTTDRNPENGIVAIELDTVKQEFDPDDNHMGLNIHSVISLKTVSLDDLGIEIAPVGARNHMVWVHYDGNSKKMEVYMAEEGKAKPATPALAAELNLKDLVREKSYFGFAASTGRNFQLNCVLKWNLTVEMLSDDSVENGGNDNKKLIKICVGIGVGLFSLLLIGVGTWLYYLHKKKAASDPNLLGALKSLPGTPREFPFKDLKKATNNFDERHKLGQGGFGVVYKGLLTKENIQIAVKKFSRENIKGQDDFLSELTIINRLRHKHLVRLLGWCHRNGMLLLVYDYMPNGSLDNHLFHELEGNVILEWNLRYKIISGVASALHYLHNEYDQTVVHRDLKASNIMLDSEFNARLGDFGLARALENEKTSYAELEGVPGTMGYIAPECFHTGKATRESDVYGFGAVVLEVVCGQRPWTKIGGFQFFVDWVWSLHREERILEAVDERLNSDYVAEEAKRLLLLGLACSHPIASERPKTQAIFQIISGSVPPPHVPPFKPAFVWPAAVGNIDVDASSADTIPITSGWTPQYISRESFGTGE; from the exons ATGGATCTTCAAGCAAGTGTTGTTACCATCGTTTCTTTCCTAATTCTAGCCCTATCTCAAGCTCAAAACCTGCAACCATTCCACCAAGAATACGGCCCGTTTAACGAAACCTACTATGATATATTCCAAGTAGAAAGACCTGCCACGATCAGCAACGACGCCCTTCAGATCACTCCTGATTCTAGCAATGGAAACTTCAATCTAGCAAACCGGTCTGGTCGTGTATTGCTCAATAAGTCCTTCATCCTATGGGAAGATGATGGGGCTGGCGGCGTAAGGGTGGCTTCTTTCAATAGTTCGTTTGTTATTAACATCTTTCGCCTTAACAACTCCACACCTGGAGAAGGGTTAGCATTTCTCATAGCCCCGGACCTTGCACTCCCGGAGAACAGCGACGGGCAGTATCTCGGTCTGACCAACTCTACTACAGACCGCAATCCGGAGAATGGCATAGTTGCCATTGAGCTTGATACTGTTAAGCAGGAATTTGATCCTGATGATAACCACATGGGCCTTAACATCCACAGTGTCATTTCTCTCAAGACTGTTTCCCTTGACGACTTAGGCATCGAAATTGCTCCTGTTGGTGCCAGGAATCACATGGTTTGGGTTCATTATGATGGGAACAGTAAGAAAATGGAAGTGTACATGGCAGAGGAAGGAAAGGCCAAGCCTGCCACGCCGGCGCTGGCAGCAGAACTTAACCTCAAAGACCTTGTCCGAGAGAAGTCTTACTTTGGTTTTGCTGCATCCACGGGAAGAAATTTCCAGCTCAATTGTGTCCTCAAGTGGAACCTGACAGTAGAGATGCTGTCTGATGACTCGGTTGAGAATGGGGGCAATGATAATAAGAAGCTGATAAAGATCTGTGTAGGAATTGGGGTTGGTCTATTTTCGCTGCTGCTGATTGGGGTAGGGACTTGGCTCTACTATCTTCACAAGAAGAAGGCAGCATCGGACCCTAATCTGTTAGGTGCCCTTAAGAGTTTGCCTGGAACGCCGAGGGAGTTCCCTTTCAAGGATCTGAAGAAGGCCACCAATAATTTCGATGAGAGGCATAAGCTTGGTCAAGGTGGTTTTGGTGTGGTCTACAAAGGTCTGCTGACCAAAGAGAACATTCAAATTGCAGTAAAGAAATTCTCCAGAGAAAACATCAAGGGTCAGGATGATTTCCTGTCTGAACTTACCATCATTAACCGTCTCCGCCATAAACATCTTGTCCGATTACTTG GCTGGTGCCACAGGAATGGAATGTTGCTTCTAGTATATGACTACATGCCAAATGGGAGCTTGGACAATCACCTATTCCATGAACTTGAGGGTAATGTCATCCTAGAGTGGAACTTGAGGTACAAGATCATATCAGGTGTAGCATCAGCTCTGCACTACCTCCACAATGAATATGATCAAACAGTGGTGCATCGTGACCTCAAGGCCAGTAACATCATGCTGGATTCTGAGTTCAATGCTCGGTTAGGTGATTTTGGTCTGGCACGCGCTTTGGAGAATGAGAAAACGTCCTACGCTGAGCTAGAAGGAGTGCCTGGAACCATGGGCTACATTGCACCAGAATGCTTTCACACTGGCAAGGCCACCCGCGAGTCTGATGTCTATGGTTTCGGCGCTGTAGTTTTAGAGGTAGTGTGCGGTCAGCGTCCATGGACCAAGATTGGAGGCTTCCAATTCTTTGTAGACTGGGTTTGGAGTCTACATCGTGAAGAGCGTATACTAGAGGCTGTGGATGAAAGGCTGAACAGTGACTATGTTGCTGAGGAGGCAAAGAGGCTGCTGCTGCTTGGACTAGCATGCTCCCATCCTATTGCCAGCGAAAGGCCTAAAACGCAGGCCATCTTTCAGATAATATCAGGATCAGTGCCGCCGCCGCACGTACCCCCTTTCAAACCAGCGTTCGTGTGGCCTGCTGCCGTTGGCAACATTGACGTTGATGCTAGTTCAGCTGATACTATTCCCATTACATCTGGTTGGACTCCTCAGTACATCAGCAGGGAAAGTTTTGGTACAGGAGAATAA
- the LOC133702631 gene encoding 2-oxoglutarate-dependent dioxygenase DAO-like — translation MGKSGVPIIDLHEFPGQYEKLRRACVEWGCFRIVNHNISLALMADMKRVVRSLLDLPFDVKKRNIDVIAGSGYMAPSKVNPLYEALGLYDMRSSQAVETFCSQLDASPYQREVIEMYAKAIHGAAMDIARKLAESMGLNGDLFESWISQFRINKYSFTPETIGSSGVQIHTDSGFLTILQDDENVGGLEVMDPSGVYVAVDPSPGTLLVNLGDVATAWSNGRLRNVQHRVQCKEATIRISIASFLVGPKDEVEAPPELVDSEHPRLFVPFTYEDYRKLRLTTKLEAGEALELKRILS, via the exons ATGGGTAAGAGTGGTGTCCCAATAATTGATCTGCATGAGTTTCCAGGACAGTATGAGAAACTGAGGAGAGCATGTGTGGAGTGGGGCTGTTTCAGGATTGTGAATCACAATATCTCTTTGGCCCTTATGGCAGATATGAAGAGGGTTGTGCGGTCATTGCTAGACCTGCCCTTTGATGTCAAAAAGCGCAACATAGATGTCATAGCTGGGAGTGGCTACATGGCACCAAGCAAAGTCAACCCTCTTTATGAGGCTTTAGGACTTTATGATATGAGGTCTTCTCAAGCCGTGGAAACTTTCTGCTCCCAATTGGATGCCTCTCCTTACCAAAG AGAGGTTATCGAGATGTATGCTAAGGCAATTCATGGGGCGGCCATGGATATAGCACGAAAGTTGGCTGAGAGTATGGGGTTGAATGGTGATTTGTTCGAGTCATGGATTTCCCAGTTCAGGATCAACAAGTATAGCTTCACCCCTGAAACTATAGGCTCGTCTGGAGTCCAAATACATACAGATTCTGGGTTCCTGACTATCCTTCAAGATGATGAAAATGTTGGTGGACTTGAAGTGATGGATCCATCAGGTGTGTATGTCGCAGTTGATCCTTCACCAGGCACCCTCCTGGTAAATCTTGGAGACGTTGCTACG GCATGGAGCAATGGAAGGCTTCGTAACGTGCAGCATCGAGTGCAATGCAAGGAAGCCACAATTCGGATCTCAATCGCTTCATTCCTGGTCGGTCCCAAGGACGAAGTGGAAGCTCCGCCGGAACTTGTGGACTCTGAACACCCACGTCTCTTTGTCCCTTTCACATATGAAGATTATAGAAAGCTCAGACTTACCACAAAATTGGAGGCTGGTGAAGCCCTTGAACTTAAACGCATCCTGtcctaa
- the LOC133703388 gene encoding kinesin-like protein KIN-14E isoform X2, with amino-acid sequence MKLDVQSLMAQSIRSSRSSFSSTNGNEETPMHPSASFSNGDGYDSDGSNFATPTPATLSTVIPAELAGAIPLIDKFQVEGFLKLMQKQIQSTGKRGFFSKKSVGPQVREKFTFEDMLCFQKDPIPTSLLKINSDLVSRATKLFQIILKYMGVDSSDRAAPTSLDERIELVGKLFKHTLKRAELRDEIFAQISKQTRNNPDRQYLIKGWELMYLCASSMPPSKDIGGYLSEYVHNVAYGASTDSDVQILALNTLNALKRSVKAGPRHTIPGREEIEALLTGRKLTTIVFFLDETFEEITYDMATTVSDAVEELAGIIKLSAFPSFSLFEFHKVVSGSKSPDPGNEEYIGLDDNKYIGDLLGEFKAAKDRSKGEILHCKLIFKKKLFRESDEAVTDPMFVQLSYVQLQHDYILGNYPVGREDAAQLSALQILVDIGYVGSPELSVDWTSLLERFLPRQISITRGKREWELDILSRYHSMENLTKDDARQQFLRILRSLPYGNSVFFSVRKIDDPIGLLPGRIILGINKRGVHFFRPVPKEYLHSAELRDIMQFGSSNTAVFFKMRVAGVLHIFQFETKQGEEICVALQTHINDVMLRRYSKARTAASGSVNGDVSNNFKPPSAEVHEKRLRELSRTIEESHKKTEQLLEELHEKQNQEVKLQEELEALKDSLRSEKQNLAEVECDRDRLKSLCAERDAALQAALSEKRGVETSLANLSNFAVEKNTKNNLVGADNQDELKQRNEELHAAEERMQRSANEKIFLEQKISRLERKVEEMEVIEKNLEQERQSLKFRVIELERKLETVTQDLATSKSTLAVANADLAALQNNLKELEELREMKEDIDRKNEQTAAILKMQASQLAELEVLYKEEQVLRKRYFNTIEDMKGKIRVFCRLRPLSEKEISEKDRGLLTSIDEFTVEHPWKDDKAKQHMYDRVFDGSATQEDVFEDTRYLVQSAVDGYNVCIFAYGQTGSGKTFTIYGSEGNPGLTPRATSELFKILRRDSNKFSFSLKAYMVELYQDTLVDLLMPKNLKRLKLDVKKDSKGMVSVENVTVVSIATFEELQSIIQRGSDKRHISGTQMNEESSRSHLILSVVIESTNLQTQSVARGKLSFVDLAGSERVKKSGSAGSQLKEAQSINKSLSALGDVISALSSGGQHIPYRNHKLTMLMSDSLGGNAKTLMFVNVSPAESNLDESYNSLMYASRVRSIVNDPSKNVSSKEVARLKKLVAYWKEQAGKKGDGDDLEEIQEQRLVREKTDGRHSM; translated from the exons ATGAAACTTGATGTGCAGTCGTTAATGGCTCAAAGTATAAGATCAAGCAGGTCTTCTTTTAGCTCCACTAATGGAAATGAAGAGACTCCTATGCACCCTTCTGCTTCTTTCTCAAATGGGGATGGATATGATAGCGATGGCTCCAATTTCGCTACCCC TACACCAGCAACCCTCTCCACAGTTATTCCGGCAGAACTTGCTGGTGCCATACCATTGATTGATAAATTCCAG GTTGAGGGATTCTTAAAGTTGATGCAGAAACAAATTCAATCCACTGGGAAACGTGgattcttttctaaaaaatctGTAGGCCCTCAAGTTCGGGAAAAGTTCACATTTGAGGATATGCTGTGTTTCCAAAAG GATCCCATACCAACTTCATTGCTTAAAATTAATAGTGACCTGGTAAGCCGCGCCACTAAGCTCTTCCAGATAATTTTGAAGTACATGGGAGTTGATTCATCCGATAGAGCAGCTCCAACAAGCTTAGATGAACGAATTGAGCTAGTTGGAAAATTGTTCAAGCACACATTAAAACGTGCAGAACTTCGAGATGAAATTTTTGCTCAGATTTCAAAGCAAACAAGGAATAACCCTGACAG GCAATACTTGATTAAAGGATGGGAGCTAATGTACTTATGTGCTTCTTCTATGCCTCCTAGCAAGGACATCGGTGGATATTTGTCTGAGTATGTCCATAATGTAGCTTATGGTGCAAGTACTGATTCTGATGTCCAAATCCTTGCATTGAATACACTAAATGCTTTGAAGCGTTCTGTCAAAGCTGGTCCTAGGCATACAATACCAGGACGTGAGGAAATTGAAGCTCTTCTAACTGGTCGAAAGCTTACAACAATAGTGTTTTTTCTGGATGAAACTTTTGAAGAAATCACATATGACATGGCGACGACAGTGTCTGATGCTGTTGAG GAACTCGCTGGGATAATTAAGCTATCAGCTTTTCCTAGCTTCAGTCTCTTTGAATTCCATAAAGTTGTGTCTGGTTCCAAGTCACCTGATCCTGGGAATG AGGAGTACATTGGGTTAGATGATAACAAATATATTGGAGATTTGTTAGGAGAATTCAAGGCAGCCAAGGATCGAAGCAAGGGAGAAATTTTGCATTGCAAActgatatttaagaaaaaactatttcGGGAGTCAGATGAAGCTGTAACAGATCCAATGTTTGTGCAATTATCATATGTTCAA TTGCAACATGACTATATATTGGGCAATTATCCTGTTGGGAGGGAGGATGCTGCACAGTTGTCTGCGTTACAGATATTGGTTGACATTGGATATGTTGGGAGTCCTGAATTATCTGT TGATTGGACTTCTCTCCTTGAGCGCTTTCTTCCCAGACAAATTTCAATTACACGAGGAAAGAGGGAGTGGGAGTTGGATATTCTTTCTCGTTATCATTCGATG GAAAATTTGACAAAGGATGATGCAAGACAACAATTTCTGCGGATATTAAGGTCACTTCCGTATGGCAATTCCGTTTTCTTCAGTGTTCGCAAAATTGATGATCCTATTGGACTTTTGCCTGGAAGGATTATTTTGGGCATTAACAAGCGAGGG GTGCATTTTTTCCGTCCAGTTCCAAAGGAATATTTACATTCAGCAGAATTAAGAGACATAATGCAGTTTGGTAGTAGCAATACTGCTGTGTTCTTCAAAATGAGAGTTGCTGGTGTTCTACACATATTTCAGTTTGAGACCAAGCAG GGAGAAGAAATTTGTGTTGCTCTTCAAACACATATAAATGATGTTATGCTGCGTCGTTATTCTAAAGCTCGGACAGCTGCTAGTGGCTCAGTGAATGGAGATGTTTCTAACAATTTTAAGCCTCCCAGTGCAGAAGTGCATGAAAAACGTTTACGTGAATTGTCTAGAACTATTGAAGAGTCTCATAAGAAAACTGAACAG TTATTGGAAGAATTGCATGAGAAGCAAAATCAAGAAGTGAAATTGCAAGAGGAATTGGAGGCCTTGAAAGATTCCTTGAGATCAGAGAAGCAAAACTTGGCAGAAGTAGAGTGTGATCGTGATAGACTTAAGTCATTGTGTGCTGAAAGGGACGCAGCTCTTCAG GCTGCATTATCAGAAAAAAGAGGCGTGGAAACAAGTTTGGCCAACCTCAGTAACTTTGCAGTAgagaaaaataccaaaaacaattTAGTTGGAGCTGATAATCAG GATGAATTGAAACAGCGGAATGAGGAATTGCATGCAGCAGAAGAAAGGATGCAAAGATCAgctaatgaaaaaatatttctcgAACAGAAGATCTCTAGACTCGAAAGGAAAGTTGAAGAG ATGGAAGTTATTGAGAAAAACCTTGAGCAGGAACGCCAATCCTTAAAGTTTCGAGTGATTGAACTTGAACGGAAGCTGGAAACGGTCACACAAGATCTGGCCACTTCCAAATCAACTCTTGCGGTCGCGAATGCAGATTTGGCTGCATTGCAGAACAATTTGAAGGAATTAGAGGAACTGAGAGAAATGAAAGAG GACATTGACAGAAAGAATGAGCAGACTGCTGCCATTTTGAAGATGCAAGCATCTCAACTTGCTGAGCTAGAAGTGCTTTATAAGGAAGAACAAGTTTTGCGGAAACGTTATTTTAATACTATAGAAG ATATGAAAGGCAAGATCAGGGTTTTCTGTCGGTTGAGACCTCTAAGTGAGAAAGAGATTTCTGAAAAGGATAGAGGCCTGCTTACAAGTATAGATGAATTTACAGTTGAACATCCATGGAAAGATGACAAAGCAAAACAACATATGTATGATCGAGTATTTGATGGCAGTGCTACTCAGGAAGATGTGTTCGAGGATACACGA TATTTAGTTCAGTCTGCAGTAGATGGGTATAATGTTTGCATATTTGCTTATGGTCAAACTGGTTCCGGGAAGACATTTACCATTTATGGCTCTGAAGGCAATCCTGGACTGACACCACGGGCCACTTcagaactttttaaaattttaagacgTGATAGCAATAAATTCTCATTTTCATTAAAG GCATATATGGTGGAATTGTATCAAGATACACTTGTGGACCTTCTAATGCCAAAGAACTTGAAGCGCTTAAAATTGGATGTTAAGAAAGATTCAAAG GGTATGGTTTCTGTAGAAAATGTGACAGTTGTATCCATTGCTACATTTGAAGAATTACAAAGCATTATTCAGAGAGGATCTGATAAGCGGCATATATCTGGGACTCAAATGAATGAAGAAAGTTCGAGGTCTCATTTGATACTTTCAGTTGTTATTGAAAGTACCAACCTTCAAACTCAGTCTGTTGCAAGGGGAAAG TTAAGTTTTGTGGACCTTGCTGGTTCAGAAAGGGTGAAGAAGTCAGGCTCAGCAGGTAGTCAACTTAAGGAAGCTCAAAGCATCAATAAATCACTTTCAGCCCTCGGGGATGTCATTAGTGCTTTATCTTCTGGTGGTCAACACATACCTTACAGGAACCACAAGTTAACCATGTTAATGAGTGATTCCCTTGGTGGTAATGCGAAGACGCTTATGTTCGTGAATGTATCTCCAGCGGAATCAAATTTAGACGAGTCATACAATTCTCTAAT GTATGCATCAAGGGTTCGATCAATTGTTAATGATCCAAGCAAAAATGTTTCGTCAAAAGAGGTTGCTCGGCTTAAAAAACTGGTTGCATATTGGAAAGAGCAGGCAGGTAAGAAAGGGGATGGCGATGATCTTGAAGAGATTCAAGAACAAAGACTGGTGAGAGAGAAGACAGATGGTCGTCATTCAATGTAG
- the LOC133703388 gene encoding kinesin-like protein KIN-14E isoform X1, with product MKLDVQSLMAQSIRSSRSSFSSTNGNEETPMHPSASFSNGDGYDSDGSNFATPTPATLSTVIPAELAGAIPLIDKFQVEGFLKLMQKQIQSTGKRGFFSKKSVGPQVREKFTFEDMLCFQKDPIPTSLLKINSDLVSRATKLFQIILKYMGVDSSDRAAPTSLDERIELVGKLFKHTLKRAELRDEIFAQISKQTRNNPDRQYLIKGWELMYLCASSMPPSKDIGGYLSEYVHNVAYGASTDSDVQILALNTLNALKRSVKAGPRHTIPGREEIEALLTGRKLTTIVFFLDETFEEITYDMATTVSDAVEELAGIIKLSAFPSFSLFEFHKVVSGSKSPDPGNEEYIGLDDNKYIGDLLGEFKAAKDRSKGEILHCKLIFKKKLFRESDEAVTDPMFVQLSYVQLQHDYILGNYPVGREDAAQLSALQILVDIGYVGSPELSVDWTSLLERFLPRQISITRGKREWELDILSRYHSMENLTKDDARQQFLRILRSLPYGNSVFFSVRKIDDPIGLLPGRIILGINKRGVHFFRPVPKEYLHSAELRDIMQFGSSNTAVFFKMRVAGVLHIFQFETKQGEEICVALQTHINDVMLRRYSKARTAASGSVNGDVSNNFKPPSAEVHEKRLRELSRTIEESHKKTEQLLEELHEKQNQEVKLQEELEALKDSLRSEKQNLAEVECDRDRLKSLCAERDAALQAALSEKRGVETSLANLSNFAVEKNTKNNLVGADNQVLYKLQDELKQRNEELHAAEERMQRSANEKIFLEQKISRLERKVEEMEVIEKNLEQERQSLKFRVIELERKLETVTQDLATSKSTLAVANADLAALQNNLKELEELREMKEDIDRKNEQTAAILKMQASQLAELEVLYKEEQVLRKRYFNTIEDMKGKIRVFCRLRPLSEKEISEKDRGLLTSIDEFTVEHPWKDDKAKQHMYDRVFDGSATQEDVFEDTRYLVQSAVDGYNVCIFAYGQTGSGKTFTIYGSEGNPGLTPRATSELFKILRRDSNKFSFSLKAYMVELYQDTLVDLLMPKNLKRLKLDVKKDSKGMVSVENVTVVSIATFEELQSIIQRGSDKRHISGTQMNEESSRSHLILSVVIESTNLQTQSVARGKLSFVDLAGSERVKKSGSAGSQLKEAQSINKSLSALGDVISALSSGGQHIPYRNHKLTMLMSDSLGGNAKTLMFVNVSPAESNLDESYNSLMYASRVRSIVNDPSKNVSSKEVARLKKLVAYWKEQAGKKGDGDDLEEIQEQRLVREKTDGRHSM from the exons ATGAAACTTGATGTGCAGTCGTTAATGGCTCAAAGTATAAGATCAAGCAGGTCTTCTTTTAGCTCCACTAATGGAAATGAAGAGACTCCTATGCACCCTTCTGCTTCTTTCTCAAATGGGGATGGATATGATAGCGATGGCTCCAATTTCGCTACCCC TACACCAGCAACCCTCTCCACAGTTATTCCGGCAGAACTTGCTGGTGCCATACCATTGATTGATAAATTCCAG GTTGAGGGATTCTTAAAGTTGATGCAGAAACAAATTCAATCCACTGGGAAACGTGgattcttttctaaaaaatctGTAGGCCCTCAAGTTCGGGAAAAGTTCACATTTGAGGATATGCTGTGTTTCCAAAAG GATCCCATACCAACTTCATTGCTTAAAATTAATAGTGACCTGGTAAGCCGCGCCACTAAGCTCTTCCAGATAATTTTGAAGTACATGGGAGTTGATTCATCCGATAGAGCAGCTCCAACAAGCTTAGATGAACGAATTGAGCTAGTTGGAAAATTGTTCAAGCACACATTAAAACGTGCAGAACTTCGAGATGAAATTTTTGCTCAGATTTCAAAGCAAACAAGGAATAACCCTGACAG GCAATACTTGATTAAAGGATGGGAGCTAATGTACTTATGTGCTTCTTCTATGCCTCCTAGCAAGGACATCGGTGGATATTTGTCTGAGTATGTCCATAATGTAGCTTATGGTGCAAGTACTGATTCTGATGTCCAAATCCTTGCATTGAATACACTAAATGCTTTGAAGCGTTCTGTCAAAGCTGGTCCTAGGCATACAATACCAGGACGTGAGGAAATTGAAGCTCTTCTAACTGGTCGAAAGCTTACAACAATAGTGTTTTTTCTGGATGAAACTTTTGAAGAAATCACATATGACATGGCGACGACAGTGTCTGATGCTGTTGAG GAACTCGCTGGGATAATTAAGCTATCAGCTTTTCCTAGCTTCAGTCTCTTTGAATTCCATAAAGTTGTGTCTGGTTCCAAGTCACCTGATCCTGGGAATG AGGAGTACATTGGGTTAGATGATAACAAATATATTGGAGATTTGTTAGGAGAATTCAAGGCAGCCAAGGATCGAAGCAAGGGAGAAATTTTGCATTGCAAActgatatttaagaaaaaactatttcGGGAGTCAGATGAAGCTGTAACAGATCCAATGTTTGTGCAATTATCATATGTTCAA TTGCAACATGACTATATATTGGGCAATTATCCTGTTGGGAGGGAGGATGCTGCACAGTTGTCTGCGTTACAGATATTGGTTGACATTGGATATGTTGGGAGTCCTGAATTATCTGT TGATTGGACTTCTCTCCTTGAGCGCTTTCTTCCCAGACAAATTTCAATTACACGAGGAAAGAGGGAGTGGGAGTTGGATATTCTTTCTCGTTATCATTCGATG GAAAATTTGACAAAGGATGATGCAAGACAACAATTTCTGCGGATATTAAGGTCACTTCCGTATGGCAATTCCGTTTTCTTCAGTGTTCGCAAAATTGATGATCCTATTGGACTTTTGCCTGGAAGGATTATTTTGGGCATTAACAAGCGAGGG GTGCATTTTTTCCGTCCAGTTCCAAAGGAATATTTACATTCAGCAGAATTAAGAGACATAATGCAGTTTGGTAGTAGCAATACTGCTGTGTTCTTCAAAATGAGAGTTGCTGGTGTTCTACACATATTTCAGTTTGAGACCAAGCAG GGAGAAGAAATTTGTGTTGCTCTTCAAACACATATAAATGATGTTATGCTGCGTCGTTATTCTAAAGCTCGGACAGCTGCTAGTGGCTCAGTGAATGGAGATGTTTCTAACAATTTTAAGCCTCCCAGTGCAGAAGTGCATGAAAAACGTTTACGTGAATTGTCTAGAACTATTGAAGAGTCTCATAAGAAAACTGAACAG TTATTGGAAGAATTGCATGAGAAGCAAAATCAAGAAGTGAAATTGCAAGAGGAATTGGAGGCCTTGAAAGATTCCTTGAGATCAGAGAAGCAAAACTTGGCAGAAGTAGAGTGTGATCGTGATAGACTTAAGTCATTGTGTGCTGAAAGGGACGCAGCTCTTCAG GCTGCATTATCAGAAAAAAGAGGCGTGGAAACAAGTTTGGCCAACCTCAGTAACTTTGCAGTAgagaaaaataccaaaaacaattTAGTTGGAGCTGATAATCAG GTGTTGTACAAGCTCCAGGATGAATTGAAACAGCGGAATGAGGAATTGCATGCAGCAGAAGAAAGGATGCAAAGATCAgctaatgaaaaaatatttctcgAACAGAAGATCTCTAGACTCGAAAGGAAAGTTGAAGAG ATGGAAGTTATTGAGAAAAACCTTGAGCAGGAACGCCAATCCTTAAAGTTTCGAGTGATTGAACTTGAACGGAAGCTGGAAACGGTCACACAAGATCTGGCCACTTCCAAATCAACTCTTGCGGTCGCGAATGCAGATTTGGCTGCATTGCAGAACAATTTGAAGGAATTAGAGGAACTGAGAGAAATGAAAGAG GACATTGACAGAAAGAATGAGCAGACTGCTGCCATTTTGAAGATGCAAGCATCTCAACTTGCTGAGCTAGAAGTGCTTTATAAGGAAGAACAAGTTTTGCGGAAACGTTATTTTAATACTATAGAAG ATATGAAAGGCAAGATCAGGGTTTTCTGTCGGTTGAGACCTCTAAGTGAGAAAGAGATTTCTGAAAAGGATAGAGGCCTGCTTACAAGTATAGATGAATTTACAGTTGAACATCCATGGAAAGATGACAAAGCAAAACAACATATGTATGATCGAGTATTTGATGGCAGTGCTACTCAGGAAGATGTGTTCGAGGATACACGA TATTTAGTTCAGTCTGCAGTAGATGGGTATAATGTTTGCATATTTGCTTATGGTCAAACTGGTTCCGGGAAGACATTTACCATTTATGGCTCTGAAGGCAATCCTGGACTGACACCACGGGCCACTTcagaactttttaaaattttaagacgTGATAGCAATAAATTCTCATTTTCATTAAAG GCATATATGGTGGAATTGTATCAAGATACACTTGTGGACCTTCTAATGCCAAAGAACTTGAAGCGCTTAAAATTGGATGTTAAGAAAGATTCAAAG GGTATGGTTTCTGTAGAAAATGTGACAGTTGTATCCATTGCTACATTTGAAGAATTACAAAGCATTATTCAGAGAGGATCTGATAAGCGGCATATATCTGGGACTCAAATGAATGAAGAAAGTTCGAGGTCTCATTTGATACTTTCAGTTGTTATTGAAAGTACCAACCTTCAAACTCAGTCTGTTGCAAGGGGAAAG TTAAGTTTTGTGGACCTTGCTGGTTCAGAAAGGGTGAAGAAGTCAGGCTCAGCAGGTAGTCAACTTAAGGAAGCTCAAAGCATCAATAAATCACTTTCAGCCCTCGGGGATGTCATTAGTGCTTTATCTTCTGGTGGTCAACACATACCTTACAGGAACCACAAGTTAACCATGTTAATGAGTGATTCCCTTGGTGGTAATGCGAAGACGCTTATGTTCGTGAATGTATCTCCAGCGGAATCAAATTTAGACGAGTCATACAATTCTCTAAT GTATGCATCAAGGGTTCGATCAATTGTTAATGATCCAAGCAAAAATGTTTCGTCAAAAGAGGTTGCTCGGCTTAAAAAACTGGTTGCATATTGGAAAGAGCAGGCAGGTAAGAAAGGGGATGGCGATGATCTTGAAGAGATTCAAGAACAAAGACTGGTGAGAGAGAAGACAGATGGTCGTCATTCAATGTAG